A window of the Sabethes cyaneus chromosome 1, idSabCyanKW18_F2, whole genome shotgun sequence genome harbors these coding sequences:
- the LOC128732598 gene encoding PAX-interacting protein 1-like → MRLQKTWLLVAGLAVLLACLAEAQQPRRLRVRPRVLQQENSGELVDSAEDVQDNRAQQAIQYYRAQAREDDEDPRQLVLVASEDDYNGQYGTPAPRARADTYRPAVKVTTAAPVAPRHKVQEARPPPVQTIRNYNKVNDDGSFTFGYEAADGSFKEETRGTDCVVRGKYGYIDPDGNKREFTYVSGNPCDPNNPEGSEEEEEKSEEESNENVPQNYPRRPSAPRPIPTRPAHTTPRPTTTVFQNTYNNGYNNQEESEEEVQIGQRVRPAARPFTNQQHQQTVTQRPRVQVVSTTPNTVYHTPTQSIPVNITPKTVYRLQPQNTLQTQPPPTTYRPDTTTPVSGFFSTTKNSGILGGTRQPLDFDAEFKKFQQDSKIPSTTPSKPVSSSTAKQVTNNPIYQTQLVYDPQTGHYDTALYQQLPQSDGDFQLNHRIQPFVQHPIQHHHQPAPQLVSLQHLQQQSPLYRQQQSQPQPQPAPAQVQIPQQIYQKQQNELQFINSQQLFAQQLELQQNQLRADRLEAAKKSQVPQHRFQASTPQIQRVPQPQQQYYFVQPQGHSSGQIDAFLRGHNIEY, encoded by the coding sequence TGGTTGCTGGTGGCCGGCTTAGCCGTCCTGCTGGCATGTTTGGCGGAGGCCCAGCAGCCTCGTAGACTACGGGTACGTCCGCGGGTGTTGCAGCAGGAGAACAGTGGCGAGCTGGTGGACAGCGCGGAGGATGTGCAGGACAACCGGGCTCAGCAAGCGATCCAGTACTATCGGGCGCAAGCCCGCGAAGATGACGAAGATCCTCGCCAGCTGGTTTTGGTAGCCAGCGAGGACGACTACAACGGTCAGTACGGTACACCCGCTCCGCGGGCACGTGCCGATACCTACCGACCGGCAGTGAAGGTCACCACGGCCGCTCCGGTGGCTCCTCGCCATAAGGTTCAAGAAGCACGCCCCCCACCGGTGCAAACCATTCGCAATTACAACAAAGTCAACGATGACGGTTCATTTACCTTCGGTTATGAAGCTGCTGACGGGTCGTTCAAGGAGGAAACCCGTGGCACGGATTGTGTCGTCCGTGGAAAGTACGGTTATATCGATCCGGACGGTAACAAACGTGAGTTTACCTACGTGTCGGGAAATCCTTGCGATCCAAATAACCCTGAAGGTAGCGAAGAAGAGGAGGAAAAGTCTGAAGAAGAGTCCAACGAGAACGTTCCTCAGAATTACCCCAGAAGACCATCCGCTCCACGACCGATTCCAACGCGTCCAGCTCACACGACTCCTCGTCCAACCACCACCGTCTTCCAGAACACCTACAACAACGGCTACAACAATCAGGAAGAATCCGAGGAGGaagtccaaatcggtcaacgcGTTCGTCCAGCTGCTCGTCCATTCACCAACCAACAACATCAGCAAACCGTGACGCAGCGTCCACGAGTTCAGGTCGTGAGCACAACTCCGAACACCGTCTACCACACGCCAACCCAATCCATTCCGGTGAACATCACCCCCAAGACGGTCTACCGGCTACAGCCTCAGAACACCCTTCAAACTCAACCTCCACCAACGACCTACCGTCCGGATACAACCACCCCGGTGAGCGGCTTCTTCTCAACCACCAAGAACAGTGGCATCCTCGGCGGAACACGACAGCCGCTAGACTTCGACGCCGAGTTCAAGAAGTTCCAGCAGGACAGCAAGATCCCATCGACCACCCCATCGAAACCGGTTTCGTCCTCCACGGCCAAACAGGTCACCAACAACCCGATCTACCAAACGCAGCTGGTGTACGACCCGCAAACCGGCCACTACGACACGGCTCTCTACCAGCAACTGCCGCAAAGCGACGGTGACTTCCAGCTGAACCACCGCATTCAGCCGTTCGTTCAGCACCCCATCCAGCATCACCACCAGCCCGCCCCGCAGCTGGTCAGCCTGCAGCACCTCCAGCAGCAAAGCCCGCTGTACCGCCAGCAGCAGTCCCAGCCGCAGCCCCAACCCGCCCCCGCTCAGGTTCAAATCCCCCAGCAGATCTACCAGAAGCAGCAGAACGAACTGCAGTTCATCAACAGCCAGCAGCTGTTCGCTCAGCAGCTCGAACTGCAACAGAACCAGCTGCGTGCCGACCGGCTGGAAGCCGCCAAGAAGTCCCAAGTCCCGCAGCATCGCTTCCAGGCATCCACCCCGCAGATCCAGCGCGTCCCGCAGCCCCAGCAGCAGTACTACTTCGTCCAGCCGCAGGGCCATTCCAGCGGACAGATCGACGCCTTCCTGAGGGGTCACAACATCGAATACTGA